The DNA window CCTTAATCGTTTAATTTCCTAAATAGATAGCAATTTTTATCCTGATAGTATATCACGATATTTATCCAATAATTCTGTTTGATATACTTTTTGATATACTTTAGAGTCCTTTTTATCCCTGACTATATTCCAAAGAATAGATGCCATCTTTATTTTACTTTTATACTGAGATGTTCTATCATCTTGACAAAAATCTTTCAGAAAATTATTCCACTGATATGTTCTTTGTGATGATTCATTATTGAATTTAAACCCATCAGGAATAATTCCCATATCCAAATAAATTTTACCACTTGAATTTTATCGGATACTATTACTAATTTTTCTTTTATTTTCAGTAGGTATACCCTGAAGATAATTTCTAAGACGTTCTTCCAATTCTGCCTTTATACCTAACGGATCAAGAGATAATTTTCTGCAAATTTTAATGAGTTCGTCTTTATACCAATAATATTCGTTAAATTCTTCTATACTCTTAAGATTAGAAGATTTTGGTCTATTCATCTTTCCACACTTCATTAATTCTAATTTATCTTGTTAAAATAATTATATCTTTTCCCTCTTTTATTTAGTGTTTTTTGTAAATATTTAAAAAAGCAATTTTTTACCCTTCTATTATTTTGTTAAGACTCATAGGTTCTATATTTCTTTCAGTTATATTTCCATAAGTGTCCCTATACTCTATATTTAATAATTTTTTTCAACTATTGCTTCATGTAATAGCTGAAATTTCTCTTTATCTTTTGAATTAATTCTATACCCCCAAGGTAAATCGCATATTATTATTTCATTAAAGTAATAGCTGAATTCTTGCTTTTTATCTCTAGGTACAAGATTACTTCTCCTATCAATTGTTAAATCCACATCTTTATTTTAAGCAAAATTGCTTATATTTTTCAATGTAGTAACAATTGAAATCATATCATCTAGTGTTAATAGTTGGTGGCTAATC is part of the Tissierellales bacterium genome and encodes:
- a CDS encoding SAP domain-containing protein; amino-acid sequence: MKCGKMNRPKSSNLKSIEEFNEYYWYKDELIKICRKLSLDPLGIKAELEERLRNYLQGIPTENKRKISNSIR